Proteins from a genomic interval of Nematostella vectensis chromosome 5, jaNemVect1.1, whole genome shotgun sequence:
- the LOC125563065 gene encoding amiloride-sensitive sodium channel subunit alpha-like yields the protein MGKEKKKIVTKIKEFLGYTTAHGFARLVESKNPVQRAFWVLACLGAFVAFGLQVYELFSKFNRKPVDTYITIKHEMNLEFPAVTICNLNPIRKKHLPESLREYFKYSLGDSSTEEPTSKPTTSSLLGRAFPSVNSLFTKPALLSNITVLTHSKKLMPIGVFSPFLSCAGIGSSC from the exons AtggggaaagaaaaaaagaaaatcgtAACAAAAATCAAAGAGTTCCTGGGTTATACAACTGCGCACGGTTTTGCACGACTCGTTGAATCCAAGAACCCAGTTCAAAGAGCATTCTGGGTACTAGCTTGCCTAGGTGCTTTTGTCGCTTTTGGGCTCCAAGTTTACGAGCTTTTCAGCAAGTTTAACCGAAAACCGGTGGATACATACATCACCATTAAACACGAAATG AATTTGGAGTTTCCTGCCGTCACCATCTGCAACCTGAATCCAATTCGGAAAAAACACCTCCCCGAGTCTCTTCGAGAGTACTTCAAGTATTCGCTTG GAGATAGCAGCACTGAAGAACCGACTTCGAAGCCGACAACATCAAGTCTACTGGGGAGAGCTTTTCCTAGTGTGAATTCGCTTTTCACCAAACCTGCCTTGCTTTCTAATATAACGGTATTAACACACTCAAAGAAATTAATGCCGATCGGCGTATTTTCGCCATTCTTAAGTTGCGCGGGGATTGGGTCGAGTTGCTAA
- the LOC5509182 gene encoding solute carrier organic anion transporter family member 4C1 isoform X2, which yields MRFKPSWLQWLNSPKWFLFFLCTFSFLQGMGVNTLVSVALPTLEKQFSLTSQMSGFIMSANDITGLILVVFVSFFGSYGHKTKWLGGGAIITGLSCLLFTLPKFIAEKHDPTGARSGISPYCIPNATLPDDPRCHKDASSFNLYYFIFILSQLLSGAATTPLHTLGPAWLDENVPPTRTATYLAIFYMSVFLGPGLGSLIGGKLLTVYVDVEMPPGLNLTPANPNWIGAWWLGPFHCCFLLIICGVFLLGFPRHLPGADINRENAIKSGHLRKQDNKLKGGIKDILPATKALLTNGTYLFQNLGSTAGTMVGFGIGPFIYKFLSGRYGASPFYAGLGIALLLIPGAAAGLGLGTLIVNKLGVRRSCRRAAKVTFLLQLVGIWGSLNFLIPGCTYAKFAGVDVPYHNSSSVSHSDGIPVPSSCNSHCSCSNTQFRPVCGPAGVSYFSPCHAGCPLQRSLNQPRQSQMFTNCTCVTPIINNNSSPAPPYSSQSASPGLCPQDCPTYALLIFCVSCFFVVILGFSNAIPSKIVSLRSVPDNLRAYGLGIQFVFMRTIGALPGPVIIGTIIDHTCTLWKTKCGKPANCLNYDYNRLGWIITVYAFPPQCLCLLFYFLSFYLSKDVDPDATLSKSHAADEVLDGKKPILGNDENSNQIHDLDEEGHTIV from the exons ATGAGGTTCAAGCCGTCCTGGCTCCAATGGCTCAACTCGCCAAAGTGGTTCCTCTTTTTCCTTTGCACGTTCAGCTTTTTACAAG GCATGGGCGTGAATACGTTGGTCAGCGTCGCCCTCCCGACCCTGGAGAAGCAGTTTTCTCTGACCAGCCAAATGTCTGGTTTCATCATGTCAGCCAATGACATCACGGGTCTCATCTTGGTGGTTTTCGTTAGCTTCTTTGGTAGTTACGGTCACAAGACCAAGTGGTTGGGTGGCGGTGCAATAATTACTGGCTTGTCATGTCTACTCTTCACTCTGCCAAAGTTTATCGCTGAGAAGCATGACCCCACAGGAG CTCGTAGCGGGATAAGCCCGTACTGCATACCGAACGCCACGTTGCCAGACGACCCCCGTTGCCATAAAGATGCCAGTTCCTTCAACCTGTACTACTTCATCTTCATCCTGTCCCAACTTCTCTCGGGTGCTGCAACCACGCCCCTACACACCCTCGGCCCCGCCTGGCTGGACGAGAATGTGCCCCCCACTCGTACGGCGACATACCTGGCCATTTTCTACATGTCTGTCTTCCTTGGTCCTGGACTTGGGTCTCTGATTGGTGGCAAGCTACTCACAGTGTATGTGGATGTTGAAATG CCTCCCGGATTGAACTTAACCCCTGCAAACCCTAACTGGATCGGCGCCTGGTGGCTAGGTCCATTCCACTGTTGCTTCCTCCTCATCATCTGCGGCGTCTTCCTTCTTGGTTTCCCCCGTCATCTCCCTGGTGCTG ATATCAATCGGGAGAATGCCATCAAAAGCGGTCACCTTCGCAAACAGGACAACAAGTTAAAAGGAGGTATCAAGGATATACTTCCCGCCACGAAAGCTCTACTCACAAACGGAACATACCTTTTCCAGAACCTTGGGAGCACGGCTGG TACCATGGTAGGGTTTGGTATCGGCCCGTTTATATACAAGTTTCTGAGCGGCCGTTATGGCGCCTCACCTTTCTACGCTGGTCTTGGTATCGCTTTACTTCTCATTCCAGGAGCGGCAGCGGGGCTCGGTCTTG GCACTCTGATTGTGAACAAGCTCGGAGTCCGTCGCTCGTGTCGACGCGCTGCTAAGGTCACCTTCCTACTGCAGCTCGTAGGGATCTGGGGCTCACTCAATTTCCTCATTCCCGGATGTACATACGCAAAGTTTGCGGGAGTCGATGTCCCGTATCATAACAG CTCGTCGGTGAGTCATTCAGACGGTATACCTGTGCCCAGTTCGTGCAACAGTCACTGCTCCTGCTCCAATACCCAGTTCAGACCGGTGTGCGGTCCAGCCGGCGTTAGCTACTTCTCGCCCTGTCATGCCGGATGCCCCCTGCAGCGATCTCTCAATcaaccgagacaaagccag ATGTTCACGAACTGTACTTGCGTGACACCGataatcaacaacaacagcagcccAGCTCCTCCATACTCCTCTCAGTCCGCAAGTCCGGGCCTATGTCCTCAGGATTGTCCGACTTATGCTCTGCTCATTTTCTGTGTTTCCTGCTTTTTCGTGGTCATCCTTGGATTCTCAAACGCCATCCCCAGCAAGATCGTCTCACTCAG GTCTGTTCCTGATAATTTACGCGCATACGGATTAGGGATACAATTCGTGTTCATGCGGACAATAGGAGCACTGCCCGGTCCGGTCATTATCGGCACGATAATCGACCACACGTGCACCCTGTGGAAAACCAAGTGCGGCAAGCCGGCGAACTGCCTCAACTACGACTACAACAGACTTGGATGGATAATCACCGTCTACGCCTTCCCACCACAAT GTCTTTGTCTATTGTTCTACTTTCTCTCGTTCTACCTGAGCAAGGATGTCGACCCAGATGCCACTCTGTCCAAGTCCCACGCGGCCGATGAGGTATTGGATGGCAAGAAGCCCATATTAGGGAATGACGAAAACTCCAACCAGATCCACGACCTTGACGAGGAAGGGCATACCATAGTGTGA
- the LOC5509182 gene encoding solute carrier organic anion transporter family member 4C1 isoform X1: MGKNKEQVSSLLNESTATKNNASKTAWGWMRFKPSWLQWLNSPKWFLFFLCTFSFLQGMGVNTLVSVALPTLEKQFSLTSQMSGFIMSANDITGLILVVFVSFFGSYGHKTKWLGGGAIITGLSCLLFTLPKFIAEKHDPTGARSGISPYCIPNATLPDDPRCHKDASSFNLYYFIFILSQLLSGAATTPLHTLGPAWLDENVPPTRTATYLAIFYMSVFLGPGLGSLIGGKLLTVYVDVEMPPGLNLTPANPNWIGAWWLGPFHCCFLLIICGVFLLGFPRHLPGADINRENAIKSGHLRKQDNKLKGGIKDILPATKALLTNGTYLFQNLGSTAGTMVGFGIGPFIYKFLSGRYGASPFYAGLGIALLLIPGAAAGLGLGTLIVNKLGVRRSCRRAAKVTFLLQLVGIWGSLNFLIPGCTYAKFAGVDVPYHNSSSVSHSDGIPVPSSCNSHCSCSNTQFRPVCGPAGVSYFSPCHAGCPLQRSLNQPRQSQMFTNCTCVTPIINNNSSPAPPYSSQSASPGLCPQDCPTYALLIFCVSCFFVVILGFSNAIPSKIVSLRSVPDNLRAYGLGIQFVFMRTIGALPGPVIIGTIIDHTCTLWKTKCGKPANCLNYDYNRLGWIITVYAFPPQCLCLLFYFLSFYLSKDVDPDATLSKSHAADEVLDGKKPILGNDENSNQIHDLDEEGHTIV, translated from the exons ATGGGGaaaaacaaagaacaagtTTCGAGTCTGCTGAATGAGTCTACGgcaacaaaaaacaatgctAG CAAGACCGCGTGGGGATGGATGAGGTTCAAGCCGTCCTGGCTCCAATGGCTCAACTCGCCAAAGTGGTTCCTCTTTTTCCTTTGCACGTTCAGCTTTTTACAAG GCATGGGCGTGAATACGTTGGTCAGCGTCGCCCTCCCGACCCTGGAGAAGCAGTTTTCTCTGACCAGCCAAATGTCTGGTTTCATCATGTCAGCCAATGACATCACGGGTCTCATCTTGGTGGTTTTCGTTAGCTTCTTTGGTAGTTACGGTCACAAGACCAAGTGGTTGGGTGGCGGTGCAATAATTACTGGCTTGTCATGTCTACTCTTCACTCTGCCAAAGTTTATCGCTGAGAAGCATGACCCCACAGGAG CTCGTAGCGGGATAAGCCCGTACTGCATACCGAACGCCACGTTGCCAGACGACCCCCGTTGCCATAAAGATGCCAGTTCCTTCAACCTGTACTACTTCATCTTCATCCTGTCCCAACTTCTCTCGGGTGCTGCAACCACGCCCCTACACACCCTCGGCCCCGCCTGGCTGGACGAGAATGTGCCCCCCACTCGTACGGCGACATACCTGGCCATTTTCTACATGTCTGTCTTCCTTGGTCCTGGACTTGGGTCTCTGATTGGTGGCAAGCTACTCACAGTGTATGTGGATGTTGAAATG CCTCCCGGATTGAACTTAACCCCTGCAAACCCTAACTGGATCGGCGCCTGGTGGCTAGGTCCATTCCACTGTTGCTTCCTCCTCATCATCTGCGGCGTCTTCCTTCTTGGTTTCCCCCGTCATCTCCCTGGTGCTG ATATCAATCGGGAGAATGCCATCAAAAGCGGTCACCTTCGCAAACAGGACAACAAGTTAAAAGGAGGTATCAAGGATATACTTCCCGCCACGAAAGCTCTACTCACAAACGGAACATACCTTTTCCAGAACCTTGGGAGCACGGCTGG TACCATGGTAGGGTTTGGTATCGGCCCGTTTATATACAAGTTTCTGAGCGGCCGTTATGGCGCCTCACCTTTCTACGCTGGTCTTGGTATCGCTTTACTTCTCATTCCAGGAGCGGCAGCGGGGCTCGGTCTTG GCACTCTGATTGTGAACAAGCTCGGAGTCCGTCGCTCGTGTCGACGCGCTGCTAAGGTCACCTTCCTACTGCAGCTCGTAGGGATCTGGGGCTCACTCAATTTCCTCATTCCCGGATGTACATACGCAAAGTTTGCGGGAGTCGATGTCCCGTATCATAACAG CTCGTCGGTGAGTCATTCAGACGGTATACCTGTGCCCAGTTCGTGCAACAGTCACTGCTCCTGCTCCAATACCCAGTTCAGACCGGTGTGCGGTCCAGCCGGCGTTAGCTACTTCTCGCCCTGTCATGCCGGATGCCCCCTGCAGCGATCTCTCAATcaaccgagacaaagccag ATGTTCACGAACTGTACTTGCGTGACACCGataatcaacaacaacagcagcccAGCTCCTCCATACTCCTCTCAGTCCGCAAGTCCGGGCCTATGTCCTCAGGATTGTCCGACTTATGCTCTGCTCATTTTCTGTGTTTCCTGCTTTTTCGTGGTCATCCTTGGATTCTCAAACGCCATCCCCAGCAAGATCGTCTCACTCAG GTCTGTTCCTGATAATTTACGCGCATACGGATTAGGGATACAATTCGTGTTCATGCGGACAATAGGAGCACTGCCCGGTCCGGTCATTATCGGCACGATAATCGACCACACGTGCACCCTGTGGAAAACCAAGTGCGGCAAGCCGGCGAACTGCCTCAACTACGACTACAACAGACTTGGATGGATAATCACCGTCTACGCCTTCCCACCACAAT GTCTTTGTCTATTGTTCTACTTTCTCTCGTTCTACCTGAGCAAGGATGTCGACCCAGATGCCACTCTGTCCAAGTCCCACGCGGCCGATGAGGTATTGGATGGCAAGAAGCCCATATTAGGGAATGACGAAAACTCCAACCAGATCCACGACCTTGACGAGGAAGGGCATACCATAGTGTGA